The nucleotide sequence TTTTGCGTGTTTTTTGCGGGAAAATCGAGACTGAGTAGGAAGAAACCTCAAATAAATTCCGGTATAATAGTGTTATGCTTTTGTGAAACACAATCTGCAATACAATGGAATTGAGGAGATTTTTATGGCTCAACGGGTAGCCACGGAGTATGTCAATGCGAGTATGACACTGACGGAAGCCGAAATGCCACGACTGATCTCACTGTGCGGGACTCAGCAGGTTAAACTGCAAGTTTTCGTGCTTGATAATGGAAATCAAGAGATCGTATTAGAAGAAGATGTCGGTGGAGAATTCATTCGCTTGTCCTTCGAGAGGATGAATGGGCAGTATCACTGTGAATTATCTTGCCGTGTCGTTCAGCCGAAGCTGACAAACACACTGCGCAAGTTAGTGTCATCCTTCAAAGGTGATGCAGTCGTTAATCGGATTTATAATGGCTTTACGATGATTTATCATTATGCACAGGGTGCAGTTATTCGAATTATTGAAAGCATTGAAGATCGTGAACGGATCGTTTTTGAACATCGGGATACTGTAGGCCTATTAGAAGCACAGTTTAAGAAAAATGCTGTTGAACACGAAATTGTGCATCTGCGCGGAGCGGTTAACGAATTGTTAGACATTCGGAACCAGACGAAAGACCCTCAGCAGTTGATGGAGATTGATCGACATCTGGCTAATCATAGTCAGAAGCTGTTCGCACTTGAAGCTTGAATAGGGTTAAAAATACCAGTAAAAGGGCCATATTTATGGCTCTTTTTATTTTATCTGTACAGGGGGGGATAAAACTTAAAAAAACTATTGCATTTCAGTGCAATAGATGTTATTTTTAGTTTCGTTGACAAATCAATAGGAACCAGGATTCACTCAAGGAATGCGGTGAGAGCAAATTCCCTCCAAGTGAATGACGTAGGTCCTAGCGGATGAAAAGTTTTACACATTTTATTCCTAGGAAGGGGGAACCGAGAGATGGAATATTCAACTTTCGGAAGGCATGTTGCGGTGGATACTTGGGGAGG is from Candidatus Cohnella colombiensis and encodes:
- a CDS encoding non-ribosomal peptide synthetase module; its protein translation is MAQRVATEYVNASMTLTEAEMPRLISLCGTQQVKLQVFVLDNGNQEIVLEEDVGGEFIRLSFERMNGQYHCELSCRVVQPKLTNTLRKLVSSFKGDAVVNRIYNGFTMIYHYAQGAVIRIIESIEDRERIVFEHRDTVGLLEAQFKKNAVEHEIVHLRGAVNELLDIRNQTKDPQQLMEIDRHLANHSQKLFALEA